From Desmodus rotundus isolate HL8 chromosome 12, HLdesRot8A.1, whole genome shotgun sequence, one genomic window encodes:
- the MEX3A gene encoding RNA-binding protein MEX3A: MPSLVVSGIMERNGGFGELGCFGGSAKDRGLLEDERALQLALDQLCLLGLGEPPAPTAGEDGGGGGGGAPAQPAAPPQPAPPPPPAAPPAAPTAAPAAQTPQPPTAPKGASDAKLCALYKEAELRLKGSSNTTECVPVPTSEHVAEIVGRQGCKIKALRAKTNTYIKTPVRGEEPVFMVTGRREDVATARREIISAAEHFSMIRASRNKSGAAFGVAPALPGQVTIRVRVPYRVVGLVVGPKGATIKRIQQQTNTYIITPSRDRDPVFEITGAPGNVERAREEIETHIAVRTGKILEYNNENDFLAGSPDTALDSRYSEAWRVHPPACKPLSTFRQNSLGCIGECAADSGFETTRLGEQGGDFGYSGYLFPGYGVGKQDVYYGVAETSPPLWAGQENATPTSVLFSSASSSSSSSAKTRAGPPGVNRSPATSSSELAGLPRRPPGEPLQGFSKLGGGGLRSPGGGRDCMVCFESEVTAALVPCGHNLFCMECAVRICERTDPECPVCHITATQAIRIFS, from the exons ATGCCTAGTCTAGTGGTATCTGGAATAATGGAAAGAAATGGGGGCTTTGGAGAACTAGGATGTTTCGGGGGAAGCGCTAAGGACCGAGGGCTGCTGGAAGACGAGCGCGCCCTTCAGCTGGCTCTCGATCAACTCTGCCTCCTGGGTTTGGgggagccccccgcccccacggcAGGCGAGgacgggggaggtggggggggcggCGCCCCTGCGCAGCCGGCTGCTCCCCCGCAGCCGGCCCCACCGCCGCCGCCCGCGGCGCCCCCGGCCGCCCCGACGGCGGCCCCCGCGGCGCAGACGCCTcagccccccaccgcccccaaaGGGGCCAGCGACGCCAAGCTCTGCGCCCTCTACAAAGAGGCCGAGCTGCGCCTGAAGGGCAGCAGCAACACCACCGAGTGTGTACCCGTGCCCACCTCCGAGCACGTGGCCGAGATCGTGGGCAGGCAAG GCTGCAAGATCAAGGCTCTGAGGGCCAAGACCAACACCTACATCAAGACTCCTGTGCGGGGCGAGGAGCCAGTGTTCATGGTGACCGGGCGGCGGGAGGACGTGGCCACAGCCCGAAGGGAAATCATCTCAGCAGCGGAGCACTTCTCCATGATCCGAGCATCACGCAACAAGTCCGGTGCTGCCTTTGGTGTGGCTCCTGCCCTGCCTGGCCAGGTGACCATTCGCGTGCGGGTGCCCTACCGCGTGGTGGGGCTGGTGGTGGGCCCCAAGGGGGCAACCATCAAGCGCATTCAGCAGCAGACCAACACGTACATTATCACGCCGAGCCGTGACCGTGACCCGGTGTTTGAGATCACGGGTGCCCCAGGCAACGTGGAGCGTGCACGCGAGGAGATTGAGACACACATCGCAGTGCGCACTGGCAAGATCCTCGAGTACAACAATGAAAATGATTTCCTGGCAGGGAGCCCCGACACCGCACTGGACAGCCGCTATTCTGAGGCTTGGCGGGTGCACCCGCCTGCCTGCAAGCCCCTCTCCACCTTCCGGCAGAACAGCCTAGGCTGCATCGGAGAGTGCGCCGCGGACTCTGGCTTTGAGACCACACGCTTGGGTGAGCAGGGCGGGGACTTTGGCTACAGTGGGTACTTGTTTCCTGGCTACGGTGTGGGCAAGCAGGATGTGTACTACGGGGTAGCAGAGACCAGCCCCCCGCTGTGGGCGGGCCAGGAGAATGCCACGCCCACCTCAGTGctcttctcctctgcctcctcctcctcctcctcttctgccaAGACACGTGCTGGGCCCCCGGGAGTGAACCGCtctcctgccacctcctcctcagaGCTGGCAGGACTCCCAAGACGCCCACCTGGAGAGCCACTTCAGGGCTTCTCCAAACTTGGGGGTGGAGGCCTGCGGAGCCCTGGTGGCGGTCGGGATTGCATGGTGTGCTTCGAGAGTGAGGTGACTGCGGCCCTCGTGCCCTGTGGACACAACCTGTTTTGCATGGAGTGTGCAGTACGCATCTGCGAGAGGACGGACCCCGAGTGCCCTGTCTGCCACATCACAGCCACGCAAGCCATCAGAATATTCTCCTAA
- the RAB25 gene encoding ras-related protein Rab-25, which produces MGNGTEEDYNFVFKVVLIGESGVGKTNLLSRFTRNEFSHDSRTTIGVEFSTRTVMLGTAAVKAQIWDTAGLERYRAITSAYYRGAVGALLVFDLTKHQTYAVVERWLKELYDHAEATIVVMLVGNKSDLSQAREVPTDEARMFAENNGLLFLETSALDSTNVELAFETVLKEIFAKVSKQRQNSTRTNAITLSSAQAGQEPGPGKRACCISL; this is translated from the exons TGGTGCTGATCGGAGAGTCAGGCGTGGGGAAGACCAATCTACTGTCCCGATTCACACGCAATGAATTCAGCCACGACAGCCGCACCACAATCGGGGTCGAGTTCTCCACCCGCACTGTCATGCTGGGCACCGCCGCTGTCAAGGCTCAGATCTGGGACACGGCTGGCCTGGAGCGGTACCGAGCCATCACCTCAGC GTACTATCGCGGTGCAGTGGGGGCCCTCCTGGTGTTTGACCTGACCAAGCACCAGACCTACGCCGTGGTGGAGCGCTGGCTGAAGGAGCTCTATGACCATGCCGAAGCCACTATCGTTGTCATGCTTGTGGGCAACAAGAGTGACCTCAGCCAGGCCCGGGAGGTGCCCACTGATGAGGCCCGTATGTTCGCTG AAAACAATGGGCTGCTATTCCTGGAGACCTCAGCCCTGGATTCCACCAATGTGGAGCTGGCCTTTGAGACTGTCCTCAAAG AGATTTTCGCGAAGGTGTCCAAGCAGAGGCAGAACAGCACACGGACCAATGCCATCACCCTGAGCAGTGCCCAGGCCGGGCAGGAGCCTGGCCCTGGTAAGAGGGCCTGTTGCATCAGCCTCTGA